One stretch of Podospora pseudoanserina strain CBS 124.78 chromosome 4, whole genome shotgun sequence DNA includes these proteins:
- a CDS encoding hypothetical protein (CAZy:AA9; COG:G; EggNog:ENOG503NXCE), with amino-acid sequence MKAFTLVSLAASVSAHSIFQKVSVNGVDQGQLKGVRAPYSNFPIENVNHPDFACNTNIQLRDNTVIKVPAGARVGAWWGHEIGGAAGPNDPDHPIAASHKGPIQVYLAKVNNAANAGTSGLQWFKVAEQGLNNGVWAVDNMISNGGWHYFDMPSCVAPGHYLMRVELLALHSASVRGAAQFYMECAQIEITGSGTNTGSNFVSFPGAYTADHPGILVSIYDLQGRPTNGGRPYTIPGPAPLTCSGGSNPNPQPQPTSAAPNPQPTGGNGGGAGAPLYGQCGGQGYTGPTTCAQGTCVASNQWYSQCLP; translated from the coding sequence ATGAAGGCCTTCACTCTCGTCTCCTTGGCTGCGTCCGTCAGCGCCCACTCCATCTTCCAAAAGGTGTCGGTCAACGGCGTCGACCAAGGCCAGCTCAAGGGCGTCCGCGCTCCTTACAGCAACTTCCCCATCGAGAACGTCAACCACCCCGACTTTGCctgcaacaccaacatccaGCTGCGGGATAACACCGTGATCAAGGTCCCAGCCGGCGCCAGAGTCGGTGCCTGGTGGGGGCATGAGATTGGTGGTGCCGCCGGGCCCAACGACCCGGATCACCCCATCGCCGCCTCCCACAAGGGTCCCATCCAGGTCTACCTCGCCAAGGTCAACAATGCTGCCAACGCCGGCACGTCCGGCCTCCAGTGGTTCAAGGTCGCCGAGCAAGGCCTCAACAACGGCGTCTGGGCTGTCGACAACATGATCTCCAACGGCGGCTGGCATTACTTCGACATGCCCAGCTGCGTCGCCCCCGGCCACTACCTCATGCGCGTCGAGCTGCTCGCCCTTCACTCCGCCAGCGTCCGCGGTGCCGCCCAGTTCTACATGGAGTGCGCCCAGATCGAGATTACTGGGTCTGGCACCAACACCGGCTCCAACTTTGTCAGCTTCCCCGGTGCTTACACCGCGGACCACCCCGGCATCTTGGTCTCCATCTATGACCTCCAGGGCCGCCCTACCAACGGCGGCCGTCCTTACACTATCCCCGGCCCTGCTCCTCTCACCTGCTCCGGTggctccaaccccaacccccagcctCAGCCGACTTCTGCTGCTCCTAACCCCCAGCCTACTGGTGggaacggtggtggtgccggtgctcCTCTTTATG
- a CDS encoding hypothetical protein (COG:S; MEROPS:MER0000320; EggNog:ENOG503NYGQ): MMTLTTQDPPPAQSVEVDDSDEEYDDGPAHNPFHSFAIIQKDPTKEAFDQILADAESNKLRLGDKAGREAFKQKYQQYFEGRVAPENQTLLHLVANRVGHRALTLLLIKNSPQLLSVADDNGKTPLWIAITRKNEIVLRAIVEKFSGDLDSLLARTCDHGRNSIHAAIIQNLPEQHTLNLIQRASKGTLCAGDYDGLTPLHLAIQYDRCSASQQRIVEALLQRADECLDQFTINPSQLSVYEYHYYTRADAERKTGLLAGQAGEPNGTSQSSNQNRGKSPSGRGGHLPDNVPHLHNVENSRGRTTNHAPGKKGGDVEPQRGREAIREQSNAPSTRNMDPPPPGPVNGVKRDVNREWADRIIQGIKLHYLRSTFQTPDRPQPRDQSQALRFLHGSNIQDWNLYFDYSKAASPVTRKNFEQSFAHMRFDSVLRYVAFNKIELDSPGNNTSKLHAKRLAQQPKPGRGRVDLVFFFNWLREKSVKHILKVVVDDWPERPHSDKAIEDSLKHFEIESLEWRKSDICPETLFVACQHVRHLHLWWSGNRAVLRAWSEPDGLVRLEKLKTIHLLWNSAEVLEPADRIQSYVEDFKRRLRKAVRNYELEKQGITTAARPQNDKAVPVPGIRRTVTGDRPAMDGPVRTITVETIEENFSRGDSGSSSGTRAKPMRVANQRNLSAHKWLNCMDAFADGIQGVEVPPTQNKLLLKDITVALIDDGVNIDTSSIGGKVIGGATFDPGEPDENGPSPYFISASGHGTVMADMICRVCPTAKLYVFKLETHLSPDSLVDGQTHNQIVARSATQSVDAAVARGVDIISISWTVKKPKERERDADLKDLGDAIKRALDAGILVFCAAGDAGNFSDEEYPYEFDRSRIIRIGAATDDGRPWERSGDTHNLNFIFPGCSVVLRHETINSSILSHFQENTGSSVATALAAGLAALVLHVVRLAAIFGENERERVKSGSGGTAVNGVGSGAAGPVVEAGRLASLKDHRNMKLVFQKMGVDREIGKFIEVWEYFEGPTEGLRMGGKAPEVVTGLAVRFVSSMKL; encoded by the exons ATGATGACTCTAACCACCCAAGACCCTCCACCTGCCCAGAGTGTTGAAGttgacgacagcgacgaggagTACGACGACGGACCGGcccacaaccccttccaTTCATTTGCGATCATTCAAAAAGACCCAACAAAAGAAGCGTTTGACCAGATTCTCGCTGATGCTGAATCCAATAAGCTGAGATTGGGCGACAAAGCGGGCAGAGAAGCCTTCAAGCAGAAGTATCAGCAGTACTTTGAAGGGCGTGTTGCACCGGAAAATCAaacactcctccaccttgttGCCAACAGAGTGGGCCACAGAGCCCTCACCCTGCTTCTTATCAAGAACAGCCCACAGCTTCTCTCCGTGGCCGACGACAATGGCAAAACACCTCTCTGGATTGCCATCACCAGGAAAAACGAAATTGTCTTGCGCGCCATCGTGGAAAAGTTCAGCGGAGATTTGGACAGCCTGCTAGCTAGAACATGCGACCACGGCAGAAACAGCATCCATGCTGCCATAATCCAGAATCTCCCCGAACAACATACTTTGAATCTTATACAGAGAGCCTCCAAGGGCACTCTTTGCGCCGGAGACTATGATGGCCTGACTCCCTTGCATCTTGCCATTCAGTACGACCGCTGTTCTGCTAGCCAGCAGCGGATTGTTGAGGCTTTGCTGCAGAGAGCAGATGAATGCTTGGACCAGTTCACTATCAATCCCTCACAACTGTCTGTCTACGAATATCACTATTATACACGGGCGGATGCTGAACGAAAAACGGGCTTGCTGGCGGGCCAGGCTGGTGAGCCGAATGGGACCTCTCAATCTTCAAATCAGAACCGGGGAAAATCTCCGTCTGGTCGAGGCGGTCATCTTCCAGATAACGTACCTCACTTGCACAATGTGGAAAATTCTCGGGGCCGCACGACAAACCATGCCCCCGGCAAGAAGGGGGGCGATGTTGAACCTCAGCGAGGACGAGAGGCGATCCGTGAACAGTCCAATGCCCCATCAACAAGAAATATGGACCCACCTCCGCCGGGACCTGTCAATGGAGTTAAACGTGATGTGAACAGGGAGTGGGCAGACAGGATCATCCAGGGTATCAAACTGCATTACCTTCGGTCCACGTTCCAGACACCAGATCGTCCTCAACCGCGAGATCAGAGCCAGGCACTGCGATTTCTCCACGGGTCCAACATCCAGG ATTGGAACTTGTATTTTGATTACTCCAAAGCAGCTTCACCAGTCACCCGCAAGAACTTTGAACAGAGCTTCGCTCATATGCGTTTTGACAGCGTCCTAAGATATGTCGCCTTCAACAAGATCGAGCTGGACAGCCCCGgaaacaacaccagcaaaCTCCACGCCAAACGTCTTGCACAGCAGCCAAAGCCTGGCCGCGGCCGGGTGGAcctcgtcttctttttcAACTGGCTTCGGGAGAAGTCTGTCAAGCATATCCTCAAGGTCGTGGTCGACGATTGGCCCGAAAGACCTCACAGTGACAAGGCCATAGAAGACTCCCTGAAGCACTTTGAGATTGAGAGTCTCGAGTGGCGGAAATCGGACATCTGTCCCGAAACACTTTTTGTCGCCTGTCAACATGTCCGCCATCTGCACTTGTGGTGGAGTGGAAACAGGGCTGTCCTGCGGGCATGGAGCGAAccggatgggttggtgaggcTTGAGAAACTCAAGACTATCCACTTGTTGTGGAATTCCGCGGAAGTCCTAGAGCCAGCTGACCGCATCCAATCTTACGTGGAGGACTTCAAGCGCCGGTTACGAAAAGCCGTCCGGAATTatgagctggagaagcaaGGTATAACTACTGCTGCTCGACCGCAGAATGACAAGGCTGTTCCCGTTCCTGGGATTCGCCGGACTGTTACCGGAGACCGTCCCGCCATGGATGGGCCTGTTCGGACAATCACTGTTGAGACCATCGAGGAGAACTTTTCGCGGGGGGACAGTGGCTCATCTTCCGGCACCCGCGCTAAGCCCATGCGTGTAGCAAACCAGAGGAATCTGTCTGCCCACAAGTGGCTCAACTGCATGGACGCCTTTGCCGATGGGATCCAAGGTGTCGAGGTGCCTCCAACTCAGAACAAACTACTGCTAAAAGACATCACTGTTGCTctgattgatgatggagttAATATCGATACTTCCTCTATCGGGGGTAAAGTCATTGGTGGAGCGACCTTTGACCCTGGCGAACCTGATGAGAACGGCCCAAGCCCCTATTTTATCTCTGCCAGCGGCCACGGCACCGTCATGGCGGATATGATTTGCCGGGTTTGTCCAACCGCCAAACTCTACGTCTTCAAGCTGGAAACACACCTCTCCCCGGACTCCCTAGTCGATGGGCAGACTCACAACCAGATCGTAGCCAGAAGCGCCACCCAG TCCGTCgacgccgccgtcgcccgCGGGGTAGACATAATCTCCATTTCCTGGACTGTGAAAAAGCCCAAAGAACGCGAGCGCGACGCCGACCTCAAAGACCTCGGAGATGCCATCAAGCGCGCTCTCGACGCcggcatcctcgtcttctgcGCGGCAGGCGACGCAGGGAACTTCTCTGACGAGGAGTACCCTTACGAGTTTGATCGTAGCCGCATCATTAGAATTGGTGCCGCTACCGACGATGGCAGACCCTGGGAGAGGTCGGGTGACACCCACAATTTGAATTTTATCTTTCCGGGGTGTTCGGTTGTTTTACGGCATGAGACGATTAATAGTAGTATACTGAGTCATTTCCAGGAGAACACGGGGAGCTCGGTTGCTACGGCTTtggcggcggggttggcggcgcTGGTGTTGCATGTTGTTAGGTTGGCTGCGATATTTGGGGAGaatgagagggagagggtgaagagtGGTAGTGGGGGTACGGCGGTGAATGGGGTTGGGTCAGGGGCGGcagggccggtggtggaggcggggagaTTGGCGAGTTTGAAGGATCATAGAAACATGAAGTTGGTTTTTCAGAAGATGGGGGTGGATAGGGAGATTGGGAAGTTTATTGAGGTGTGGGAGTATTTTGAGGGGCCgacggaggggttgaggatgggggggaaggcGCCAGAGGTGGTGACGGGATTGGCAGTGAGGTTTGTTTCTTCGATGAAGCTTTGA
- a CDS encoding hypothetical protein (antiSMASH:Cluster_1; EggNog:ENOG503P67D; COG:M) — protein sequence MSLDIHFSGEPGDASFDLVAVHGFFNTSSETWDLGSETEPWLKEQLTAKKRYGRLLFHRYDTGASAVQGLCGRGAIQKEAIMLLQKVAEQRKDQDPPRPLIFLALDFGGLIIKEAIIQASRHTLEFANISASTRLMSFVGTPHRWHNKQDLESKLASFLFAKRPTALTVEDINRLAKTVSSISEEFLQTRATIHSTLISVCSEAPDAYGIHQIFTSSFGIPMELRFSAQSVDAVQEVSVRDALIETLESRILGVINAPTPTHTLAWLNGAVVVQAPSPTPIMSVKTADSDHVPFSWLDDSPVFKEWMNHEGCKIMHIHGSSNVSVAASYAYQQARIHASTGGFTSGLTLYFRFDRHDCQRNTIKSMANLFLAQTIARFGTLPASAQFPSFEPPLFDKALTEKDVFFLLNSFRLDCNRPARTTWVLDRLDECEPASCNWFLNQLASIAARCELYFKVLITTASPKHVQAQLAAAGCESLSLDIASSQVGPGIKIPPVPASHHCPALEPYAPQLSDLLGACQPDQDLFRMVVDWLNLKASRWNTRAEMAEVVTALSPPSPRVLLGAVMQAVPTFLRPVARDILCWVRNAVRPLTPLELASALEFQGADLGCLNIELYIAKIFGPLLTTRHGEVHFTQPWVRELLSTLEKTTQWYAAASTADDHKEIAKACLRFLRLPETIKALSQRCGGARASGVLLTSRHDIVSYAVTFWPTHYRLGYLAADSSASAPEDLTSFLGDSKALRAWFSAHGYLLPPHQQPHSSYLSALPIVSHLGLETQVENMLPIHADLPTSLQELEDALCEASRMGHKNIVDLLLSRPWTLTLHGVVGAMEAAALAAEYELVEVLFAYAKNKHKDQATSHMYPHSILARLAWAGKGRLLESLMQGRPSGDPTSPTAPASKLLCAVATGQLGTIKTLLQHGEDANYQDETRLSRTPLHMACRSGYGDAVRALVADGAADIDGHNGQGQTALQKAINLGNIDATKALLDGGADIASVEAEIPRTDGSFPYPAFYMAACESSFQCITAVLERGANADATTDEYTPLCYAAVTGKLAWAKLLLAHGARVNGLGKWVPLCQATAKNTGKNMDMVKLLLEHGADINASGSADVATPLERASEANLLEVVEFLMAKGADIGLHGAGSTALSRAASKGHTKMVRYLLKAGSNPNEAHPAATSWKALHWAHHHPECLEVLLDSGADIDAMSKDGTAVYIASYNNHLESVKLLISRGANLELTCEFPDLWDSNCTALLGAAGKGNAEIVRALLDAGADITARSPREETALHLAISHANSEATVRVLLEYTPDLNAQESFFQHTALHRLMLEATTHLSIAKILVTRGTSLEIRNKGGYTVLDYAIYWREYEVAKYLVRAKAKINTVGSTWGGPLHIACWRMNLDMIRFLVANGADANMIDNSRGVPLLIAMTEHQEGEDVTLEMKTAVVRYLIEEAKADVTVRGGMYFITVLNGACMQPDADLLQYILDQDPVDSDINTAGFNGCRPIHFATYQSLEHVSKVLARGADINACDKLGRTTLHTAVASGRPDVVEKILSLTGSRYINETDRDGWTPLMWAVRQCSHWGVKSDNQEEIVRLLLDHGASLWTTGRTCHEEGWSALKLARYYGASQEVILLLTPKQRHYLDDKGEPQVWDPQAHRSRRAKRQNGFCDLCLYTLWGSGYANGRLWLCAKCYTYQNEFFPELKDWKPANDGEEFDPDAPEEQEEEAEPAVGEIGEPSPGQVKQVQTTEADYWSDSDSD from the exons ATGTCGTTGGATATTCATTTTTCTGGTGAACCTGGGGATGCCAGCTTTGA CCTAGTAGCTGTCCATGGATTCTTTAACACATCGAGCGAAACATGGGACCTTGGTTCGGAAACCGAACCATGGTTGAAGGAGCAGTTGACGGCCAAAAAACGCTATGGCCGCCTTCTATTTCATAGATATGACACTGGCGCCTCCGCAGTTCAAGGCCTCTGTGGTCGAGGCGCAATCCAGAAGGAGGCCATCATGCTGCTGCAGAAGGTTGCCGAACAACGAAAAGACCAGGACCCC CCTCGACCACTTATTTTTCTCGCCCTGGactttggggggttgatcaTTAAAGAG GCCATCATCCAAGCGAGCAGACACACGCTTGAGTTTGCAAATATCAGTGCTTCTACCCGTCTAATG TCTTTCGTTGGTACTCCGCACAGATGGCACAACAAACAAGACCTAGAATCAAAGCTGGCCAGCTTTCTATTTGCCAAGCGGCCTACAGCTCTAACTGTTGAGGACATCAATCGGCTGGCGAAGACTGTCTCATCCATCTCTGAAGAATTCCTACAAACAAGAGCAACCATCCACAGTACACTAATCAGTGTTTGTTCAGAAGCTCCTGACGCGTATGGG ATTCATCAGATCTTCACGTCGAGTTTTGGCATTCCCATGGAGTTGCGCTTCTCCGCCCAGTCAGTTGATGCGGTCCAGGAGGTGAGCGTGCGGGACGCTCTTATCGAGACTCTAGAATCGAGAATTCTTGGAGTGATCAACG CCCCGACTCCAACCCACACACTAGCTTGGCTGAACGGTGCTGTTGTCGTTCAGGCTCCGTCACCCACCCCAATTATGTCTGTAAAAACAGCCGACAGTGACCATGTGCCATTTTCATGGCTGGATGATAGCCCGGTTTTCAAGGAGTGGATGAACCACGAAGGATGTAAAATCATGCACATCCATGGCTCGTCCAATGTCTCAGTCGCCGCGTCTTATGCCTACCAACAAGCCCGAATACACGCGTCGACTGGAGGTTTTACAAGCGGTCTAACACTGTATTTCAGATTCGACCGCCACGATTGTCAAAGAAACACCATCAAGTCAATGGCGAACTTATTCCTCGCTCAGACTATTGCCCGGTTCGGCACCCTTCCAGCCTCCGCCCAGTTTCCAAGCTTTGAACCACCGCTGTTTGACAAGGCTCTTACGGAAAAAGatgtcttctttttgctcAACAGCTTTCGACTGGATTGCAACAGGCCAGCAAGGACGACATGGGTGCTCGACAGACTCGATGAGTGCGAACCAGCTTCGTGCAACTGGTTTCTTAACCAGTTGGCCTCAATCGCAGCGCGATGCGAGTTGTACTTCAAGGTCTTGATTACTACTGCCAGTCCTAAGCATGTCCAAGCTCAGCTTGCTGCCGCCGGCTGCGAAAGCTTGTCCTTGGATATCGCCTCCTCGCAGGTGGGCCCCGGAATCAAAATACCGCCGGTCCCAGCCAGTCACCACTGTCCAGCGCTCGAGCCGTATGCACCTCAACTCAGCGATCTGCTTGGAGCGTGCCAGCCTGACCAGGATCTTTTCAGAATGGTTGTGGACTGGCTTAATCTGAAAGCTTCTCGGTGGAATACAAGGGCGGAAATGGCCGAAGTGGTGACAGCACTgtctcccccatcaccgcgGGTGCTGTTGGGAGCGGTAATGCAGGCTGTGCCCACATTTTTACGGCCGGTTGCTCGCGACATTCTTTGCTGGGTTCGGAACGCGGTCCGGCCTCTGACACCACTTGAATTAGCATCGGCCCTCGAGTTTCAGGGAGCTGACTTGGGATGTCTTAATATCGAGTTGTACATCGCCAAGATCTTCGGACCACTTCTCACGACTCGCCACGGTGAAGTTCACTTCACACAGCCATGGGTTCGGGAGCTTTTGTCAACTTTGGAAAAGACGACCCAATGGTATGCGGCGGCCTCGACAGCAGATGATCACAAAGAAATTGCCAAGGCGTGTCTTCGCTTTTTGCGTCTTCCTGAGACGATCAAGGCATTGTCTCAGAGGTGTGGTGGGGCAAGGGCCTCGGGAGTCTTGCTCACTAGCCGACACGACATTGTCTCCTATGCTGTCACGTTCTGGCCAACACACTACCGCTTGGGATACCTGGCGGCAGACTCATCGGCTTCGGCACCCGAAGACCTCACTTCATTCCTTGGAGATTCGAAAGCTTTGAGAGCGTGGTTCAGTGCTCATGGGTACCTGTTGCCGCCGCACCAGCAACCCCATAGCTCATATCTTTCCGCCTTACCTATAGTCTCGCATTTAGGATTGGAAACACAGGTCGAAAACATGCTTCCCATACATGCCGACCTTCCTACCAGCCTTCAAGAACTAGAGGACGCTTTATGTGAGGCTTCCAGAATGGGTCACAAAAACATTGTGGATTTGCTGCTCAGCAGACCATGGACATTGACGTTGCACGGTGTGGTTGGGGCAATGGAGGCCGCAGCCCTCGCAGCTGAGTATGAGCTAGTAGAGGTGTTGTTCGCGTACGCCAAGAACAAACACAAGGACCAGGCGACATCGCATATGTACCCTCATTCCATCCTTGCTCGACTAGCTTGGgcagggaaggggaggcTTCTGGAGTCACTGATGCAAGGTCGCCCATCCGGAGACCCAACAAGTCCAACAGCACCAGCCTCCAAGCTTTTGTGTGCTGTGGCAACCGGTCAGCTCGGCACCATTAAGactcttctccaacatggCGAAGACGCGAACTATCAAGATGAAACCCGGCTTTCACGCACACCTTTGCATATGGCATGCCGATCCGGATATGGGGACGCAGTCAGGGCTCTCGTTGCAGATGGCGCCGCGGATATTGATGGTCACAACGGACAGGGCCAGACAGCACTGCAGAAGGCCATCAATCTTGGAAACATTGACGCCACGAAAGCTCTCTTGGACGGTGGCGCAGACATCGCCAGCGTCGAGGCTGAGATACCGCGGACCGATGGCTCTTTTCCGTATCCTGCTTTCTATATGGCTGCTTGCGAGTCTAGCTTCCAGTGCATTACGGCGGTGCTGGAACGGGGTGCCAATGCAGATGCCACCACAGATGAGTACACTCCTCTTTGCTATGCAGCCGTCACCGGAAAGCTGGCTTGGGCAAAGCTTCTCCTGGCTCACGGAGCTCGAGTGAATGGATTAGGAAAATGGGTCCCGCTGTGTCAGGCCACCGCGAAAAACACTGGGAAGAATATGGATATGGTCAAACTTCTGCTTGAGCACGGCGCCGATATCAACGCTTCGGGTTCAGCTGACGTTGCTACTCCATTGGAACGGGCTTCGGAGGCAAACTTGTTGGAAGTCGTCGAGTTCCTCATGGCCAAGGGGGCCGACATTGGGCTTCACGGGGCTGGAAGTACAGCTCTGTCCCGTGCTGCCTCGAAGGGTCATACAAAAATGGTCCGTTATCTTTTGAAAGCGGGATCCAACCCCAATGAGGCCcatccagcagcaacatcatgGAAGGCATTGCACTGggcgcatcatcatcctgaGTGTCTAGAGGTGCTTCTAGATAGCGGTGCCGATATCGACGCCATGTCAAAAGACGGCACAGCAGTATACATTGCGTCGTACAACAACCACCTGGAGTCTGTCAAGCTCCTCATCTCACGTGGAGCCAACCTCGAGTTGACATGCGAGTTCCCAGACTTATGGGACTCGAACTGTACAGCTCTTCTTGGGGCCGCTGGAAAAGGCAACGCTGAAATCGTGCGGGCTCTTCTAGATGCTGGTGCCGACATCACAGCCAGGTCGCCAAGGGAAGAGACAGCTCTGCACCTCGCGATTAGCCATGCAAACAGCGAGGCCACAGTTAGGGTCCTTCTCGAGTATACTCCTGATTTGAATGCCCAAGAGTCCTTCTTTCAACACACCGCTCTTCATCGACTCATGTTGGAGGCAACCACGCATCTCAGTATAGCGAAAATTCTAGTCACACGAGGGACGAGCCTTGAAATCCGAAACAAGGGAGGATATACTGTTCTCGATTATGCCATTTACTGGCGTGAGTATGAGGTTGCGAAATACCTCGTCAGGGCAAAGGCCAAAATCAACACCGTCGGCAGTACTTGGGGAGGACCGCTCCATATTGCTTGCTGGCGAATGAACCTTGATATGATCAGGTTTCTTGTGGCAAATGGCGCAGATGCTAACATGATTGATAACTCCCGTGGTGTACCGTTGCTCATAGCCATGACTGAACatcaagagggagaggatgtgaCGCTTGAGATGAAGACAGCTGTCGTCCGTTATTTGATTGAGGAGGCAAAGGCGGACGTGACGGTTCGGGGAGGGATGTATTTCATCACGGTTCTCAACGGAGCATGCATGCAACCTGATGCAGACCTGTTGCAATATATCCTGGACCAGGACCCTGTGGATTCCGACATAAATACAGCAGGCTTCAACGGCTGCCGGCCCATCCACTTTGCAACGTATCAGAGTTTGGAGCATGTTTCAAAAGTGTTGGCCAGAGGGGCTGATATCAATGCCTGTGACAAGCTCGGACGAACCACCCTCCACACAGCGGTCGCCAGTGGCAGACCAGATGTTGTCGAAAAAATCTTATCACTGACCGGGAGCCGGTATATCAACGAAACCGATCGAGATGGATGGACACCACTGATGTGGGCGGTGAGGCAGTGTTCACACTGGGGTGTGAAGTCGGATAATCAAGAAGAGATTGTCCGATTATTGCTTGATCACGGCGCCAGCCTGTGGACAACTGGCAGGACATGCCATGAAGAGGGATGGTCAGCGCTGAAGCTGGCTCGCTACTATGGAGCCTCCCAAGAGGTGATTCTACTGCTTACCCCAAAGCAGAGACACTATCTCGATGACAAAGGAGAACCCCAAGTGTGGGACCCGCAGGCACATCGTTCCCGCAGGGCAAAAAGACAAAATGGCTTCTGCGACTTGTGTCTATAT ACCCTCTGGGGCTCGGGGTACGCCAACGGACGGCTGTGGCTTTGCGCCAAGTGTTACACCTATCAGAATGAGTTTTTCCCCGAACTGAAGGACTGGAAACCGGCGAACGATGGTGAAGAGTTTGATCCTGACGCGCCGGAagaacaggaggaggaggcagaacCAGCGGTGGGTGAGATTGGCGAGCCGTCGCCAGGGCAGGTGAAGCAAGTACAGACCACGGAGGCGGATTATTGGTCTGATTCGGATTCGGATTAG
- a CDS encoding hypothetical protein (COG:S; EggNog:ENOG503NYGQ): MEDEAADSLSWNIALAPTGDSGSQFHTKNDPNKPLQRQNYVERKGAVDVRCSCADVVHGFLSPDSDVLCTLIVLDFRFDSRKRARRIASVHIDLRFSSLDPNSPYQPEVRAISPDGNFTVAPTTQTESSTLSGNLGISATPGPAPTLSAGISIDKSITRDMTYAATVVGAKSLRGRNFGQPNSASWTLLENPATETGVPVAMRAAILLEREDEELFQCSVTIKARADWRTTLESVFGSTPPDDPVLFDPTIESKRTHYDEMNLAEAFKQLSTVPNVTFRKGLPEQR; encoded by the coding sequence ATGGAAGACGAAGCGGCAGACTCGCTCTCTTGGAACATCGCACTTGCTCCCACTGGCGACAGTGGGAGTCAGTTTCACACTAAAAACGACCCCAACAAGCCTCTCCAACGGCAGAACTACGTTGAACGGAAGGGCGCCGTCGACGTCCGGTGCTCCTGTGCCGATGTAGTCCACGGTTTCCTGTCACCCGACAGCGATGTTCTTTGTACCCTGATAGTCCTCGACTTCCGTTTCGACTCTCGCAAACGCGCCCGACGCATTGCTTCCGTCCACATTGACCTCCGATTCAGCAGTTTGGATCCCAACAGTCCTTACCAGCCCGAGGTCAGGGCCATTTCCCCTGACGGAAACTTCACCGTtgctccaacaacccaaaccGAGTCAAGCACGCTCTCGGGAAATCTGGGTATAAGCGCCACTCCTGGCCCTGCCCCAACCTTGAGCGCCGGTATCAGCATAGACAAGAGCATCACCAGGGATATGACCTACGCTGCAACCGTTGTCGGCGCCAAGTCTCTCCGGGGGCGCAATTTTGGCCAGCCAAACTCGGCTTCATGGACACTGCTGGAGAATCCTGCGACCGAGACCGGTGTTCCCGTCGCCATGCGGGCCGCTATCCTgcttgagagggaggatgaagagctTTTCCAATGCTCCGTCACCATCAAGGCGCGCGCTGACTGGCGTACAACATTGGAATCTGTGTTCGGCTCTACACCACCTGACGATCCGGTCCTATTCGATCCGACAATCGAGTCCAAGAGAACCCACTATGATGAGATGAACCTTGCGGAAGCTTTCAAGCAGCTATCGACTGTTCCCAACGTCACTTTCAGAAAAGGGCTACCTGAACAAAGGTGA